From Pelotomaculum isophthalicicum JI, one genomic window encodes:
- the fusA gene encoding elongation factor G — translation MKNYQTSQIRNVGVVAHGGAGKTSLVEAMLYNTGVLSRLGRVEDGTTTSDYHPEETAKQITIHTSLVPCEWNGVKINLLDTPGFSDFIGEVKGALRVADCAMFVISAVDGVEVQHEVIWDIADKYNLPKIIFVNKMDRENASFNKVLDDLKTKFKGNFAPIQIPNGSFDTFTGVVDIINQKAYTSDGKGKEAPVPGELAGEVDQFRELLIEAAAEGDDDLTMKYLEGEELTLDEIKDGLKKSIAQAKVVPVLAGSATKNTGVAQLMDVIADYLPAPKEDNGPMSALVFKTIADPYVGKMNFLRVFSGNFKSDTVVYNSTKEKTEKVGNVLYVRGKNTIQTDVVPTGDLAVVVKLQDTGTGDTLCDKDKPVVLDKIDFPVPTLSVAIAPKSKNDEDKLGDAINKLLEEDPTIKVEKNTETKQTLITGMGELHINILLERLKRKYGVDVVTNDPKVPYRETIRSKVEVEGKHKKQSGGRGQYGHVWVRFEPNPEEDFVFAEEVFGGSVPRNYFPAVEKGLREAMTEGVLAGYPTTGVKATLYDGSYHTVDSSELAFKIAASLAFKKGALQAKPVLLEPMMDVEVLVPDNFMGDIISDFNTKRGRVLGTEPQEKQTLIKAHVPLSEMYRYAIDLKSMTQGRGSFTMEFTGYEEVPGRLADDIIKKAKAAQEADK, via the coding sequence TTGAAGAATTATCAAACCAGTCAAATACGCAATGTGGGTGTAGTTGCGCACGGTGGAGCCGGTAAAACCTCACTTGTCGAAGCCATGCTCTATAATACCGGGGTTCTCTCCCGTTTGGGCAGAGTGGAGGATGGCACTACGACTTCCGACTACCACCCTGAAGAAACTGCCAAACAAATAACCATACATACAAGCCTTGTTCCTTGCGAGTGGAACGGTGTCAAAATTAACTTGCTGGACACACCCGGTTTTTCTGATTTTATCGGTGAAGTAAAGGGAGCGTTGAGAGTTGCCGATTGCGCTATGTTTGTCATATCCGCGGTGGATGGTGTGGAAGTACAGCATGAAGTTATCTGGGATATAGCGGATAAATATAACCTGCCCAAGATAATATTTGTTAATAAAATGGACCGGGAGAACGCCAGCTTTAATAAAGTCCTTGATGATTTAAAGACTAAATTTAAAGGTAATTTTGCGCCGATCCAGATTCCTAACGGATCGTTTGATACCTTTACAGGTGTGGTTGACATTATTAACCAAAAAGCCTACACCAGTGACGGCAAAGGCAAGGAAGCACCGGTGCCCGGAGAACTAGCCGGTGAGGTCGACCAGTTCCGTGAACTGCTTATTGAAGCAGCGGCTGAGGGAGACGACGACCTGACCATGAAATATCTTGAGGGAGAGGAACTCACTCTGGATGAGATTAAAGATGGTTTGAAGAAAAGTATCGCGCAAGCAAAAGTTGTTCCGGTACTGGCCGGCTCGGCTACAAAGAATACCGGCGTGGCCCAGTTGATGGATGTGATCGCGGACTACCTCCCGGCTCCGAAGGAAGATAACGGCCCGATGTCGGCCTTGGTATTTAAGACGATAGCAGACCCCTATGTCGGCAAGATGAATTTTCTCCGCGTTTTCAGTGGTAATTTTAAAAGTGATACTGTTGTATATAACAGTACAAAAGAAAAGACGGAAAAAGTCGGTAATGTCCTTTATGTCAGGGGTAAAAATACAATCCAAACCGATGTAGTTCCAACCGGTGATTTAGCAGTTGTTGTGAAATTGCAGGACACCGGGACAGGCGATACTTTATGTGATAAGGACAAACCGGTTGTCCTGGATAAGATTGATTTCCCGGTACCAACACTTTCAGTGGCAATCGCCCCTAAGAGTAAAAACGATGAAGACAAACTGGGCGACGCTATTAACAAGTTGCTGGAAGAGGACCCGACTATTAAGGTTGAGAAAAACACCGAGACAAAACAGACGCTTATTACAGGTATGGGTGAACTGCATATAAATATTTTGCTAGAACGGCTGAAACGCAAATACGGTGTCGACGTAGTTACGAATGATCCTAAAGTGCCATATCGTGAGACGATCAGGTCAAAAGTTGAAGTTGAAGGAAAACATAAAAAACAATCAGGCGGTCGTGGTCAGTACGGTCACGTTTGGGTACGGTTTGAGCCAAATCCCGAGGAGGATTTTGTTTTTGCTGAGGAAGTTTTCGGGGGTTCTGTTCCCAGAAACTATTTCCCGGCTGTAGAGAAAGGCCTCCGGGAAGCTATGACAGAAGGTGTGCTGGCTGGTTATCCAACAACAGGAGTTAAGGCCACCCTATATGATGGTTCTTACCACACGGTGGATTCTTCGGAACTGGCTTTTAAAATTGCCGCGTCACTTGCTTTCAAAAAGGGAGCCTTGCAGGCCAAACCTGTTCTTTTGGAGCCGATGATGGATGTTGAAGTTTTAGTGCCAGACAACTTTATGGGGGACATAATCAGTGATTTCAATACAAAGCGCGGCCGGGTATTGGGTACCGAACCCCAGGAAAAACAAACCTTGATAAAAGCGCATGTTCCGCTATCAGAAATGTACCGGTACGCCATCGATCTTAAGTCAATGACTCAGGGTCGCGGTTCTTTTACAATGGAATTTACCGGTTATGAAGAAGTGCCTGGAC
- the spoVB gene encoding stage V sporulation protein B, producing MAGQSLINGTLVLLFSGLFNRMLGFTYEVFMIRLIQPEGIGLFNMIYPIYVLVVVMATAGIPVAIAKLVSEEAARGNLRGAYRIFKICLFTLIASGTIFTALCYLGASFLLKYIFINPKAYYSFLFLIPGVLIVSLCSAFRGFFQGLQQMTPTALTQSLEQLIRCVSGLLIAYMLLPKGIEYAAAGASLGVVTGELAGFVSILLIYIRKRPIVPSGFRTLHFESFYSIAVRVFNLAIPVSLTRFASTTLLWIDAVLIPKRLLANGMGLSEATSAYGQFVGISQSLLFAPAIITLSLATALLPAISGALAVNNLKNVRKRCEDAVRITLIAGMPSTVVYVMLSEELCGLIFDYPKAGASLCILALGGPFLYLAQTSTGILQGLGKASRPFINMVIASLFKITGIYYLTGVPQFGVQGTSAALVIYYMIMALLNLADVRKYTGSEIRLHKLLLKPLFAAAGMSIVILLSKSYLSACTHSEFLVTTGRALAGMVIYVLILILNGGISINDLNRLKAVIHFKTEIKTR from the coding sequence ATGGCCGGACAATCATTAATCAACGGAACTTTAGTCCTACTGTTCAGTGGGCTATTCAATAGAATGCTGGGTTTCACATATGAAGTTTTTATGATTCGTTTGATCCAGCCGGAGGGCATTGGCCTGTTTAACATGATTTACCCTATATATGTTCTGGTAGTGGTTATGGCTACCGCAGGCATTCCAGTAGCCATAGCCAAACTTGTTTCAGAAGAGGCAGCCCGCGGCAATCTCCGGGGAGCCTACCGCATTTTTAAAATTTGCTTGTTTACCCTTATTGCAAGCGGCACGATTTTCACAGCATTGTGTTACCTTGGAGCTTCCTTTCTACTTAAATATATTTTTATCAATCCCAAAGCATATTACAGTTTCTTATTCCTTATTCCAGGCGTTCTTATAGTATCGCTATGCTCCGCATTCCGTGGTTTTTTTCAGGGGCTTCAGCAAATGACGCCAACAGCTTTAACCCAATCCCTGGAACAGCTGATTAGATGTGTTTCCGGCCTTTTAATCGCATATATGCTTTTACCGAAAGGTATTGAATATGCTGCGGCTGGAGCTTCACTAGGCGTGGTAACAGGTGAACTGGCCGGTTTTGTATCTATTCTGCTGATTTACATACGCAAACGTCCCATTGTGCCATCCGGTTTCAGGACATTACATTTTGAGTCGTTTTATTCAATTGCTGTCAGGGTTTTTAATTTAGCTATTCCGGTATCATTGACCCGTTTTGCATCTACCACACTTTTATGGATTGATGCCGTATTGATTCCGAAACGTCTTCTGGCAAATGGGATGGGACTGTCTGAAGCTACATCAGCTTACGGGCAATTTGTGGGCATATCCCAAAGCTTGCTGTTCGCCCCGGCAATTATTACTCTTTCACTTGCTACCGCCCTACTTCCGGCAATATCTGGCGCACTGGCTGTAAACAACTTGAAAAATGTCCGTAAACGCTGTGAAGATGCCGTTAGAATTACATTGATTGCCGGAATGCCCAGCACAGTTGTCTATGTTATGCTTTCAGAAGAATTGTGCGGATTGATTTTTGATTATCCAAAAGCGGGGGCAAGCCTTTGCATACTTGCTCTGGGAGGGCCTTTCCTGTACCTGGCGCAAACTTCCACCGGTATTCTCCAGGGCCTTGGCAAAGCATCCCGGCCGTTTATAAACATGGTTATCGCATCTTTATTTAAAATTACCGGCATATACTATCTTACCGGGGTACCACAATTTGGCGTGCAAGGCACATCTGCGGCTCTTGTTATTTATTACATGATTATGGCTTTACTGAACCTGGCTGATGTACGCAAATATACCGGCTCGGAGATAAGATTACACAAATTACTTTTAAAACCCCTGTTCGCAGCTGCAGGAATGAGTATCGTAATTTTGTTGTCAAAAAGTTACTTGTCGGCTTGCACGCATTCTGAATTTTTGGTAACTACCGGAAGAGCCCTTGCCGGTATGGTCATATATGTCCTGATATTGATATTAAACGGAGGTATCAGCATTAACGACTTGAACAGGCTAAAAGCAGTAATACACTTCAAAACCGAAATTAAAACGCGTTAA
- the surE gene encoding 5'/3'-nucleotidase SurE, with the protein MRVLISNDDGINAAGITQLRKSLEEQAEVFVVAPDRERSATGHKITMHRPLRVKEQLYPGTNSKGWAVDGTPSDCVKLGLEALLPELPDLVISGINLGPNLGTDVLYSGTVSAAIEGIINDVPAIAISLASYEFNDFTYSGIFIKKFVSEYGNILRDGILLNINIPPGLPRGIRITKLGNRRYTNVFYKRTDPRGGTYFWMAGEPFDVDGDNPDTDVWAINEGYVSITPVHYDLTNYKVLNDVKELVKEFNAF; encoded by the coding sequence ATGCGAGTATTAATTAGTAATGATGACGGTATTAACGCGGCCGGAATTACACAGCTTAGAAAGTCCTTGGAGGAACAAGCGGAAGTCTTTGTAGTTGCTCCGGACCGGGAAAGAAGCGCCACGGGTCATAAAATTACTATGCACAGACCGCTGAGAGTGAAAGAACAGTTATATCCGGGCACAAACTCAAAAGGCTGGGCAGTAGACGGCACTCCTTCAGATTGCGTTAAACTTGGTCTGGAAGCGCTGCTTCCAGAACTTCCCGACTTGGTTATATCCGGCATTAATCTGGGGCCGAATCTTGGCACCGATGTATTATATTCCGGCACGGTTTCGGCAGCTATTGAAGGGATCATCAATGATGTTCCCGCTATTGCTATATCGCTGGCCAGTTATGAGTTTAATGACTTCACGTATTCCGGCATTTTCATAAAAAAATTTGTATCAGAATATGGTAATATTCTGCGTGATGGTATTCTTTTGAATATCAATATACCACCAGGGTTGCCACGCGGTATTAGAATAACCAAGCTGGGAAACAGGCGATATACTAATGTGTTTTATAAAAGAACCGACCCGAGGGGCGGAACTTACTTTTGGATGGCAGGGGAGCCTTTTGACGTTGACGGGGATAACCCTGACACTGACGTTTGGGCGATAAATGAAGGCTATGTGTCGATCACCCCGGTTCATTACGACTTGACCAATTACAAAGTATTGAATGATGTGAAGGAATTGGTTAAGGAATTTAACGCGTTTTAA
- a CDS encoding YpmA family protein gives MKLDNNDIPTTGKLELIAVKSFKACDDMYKIIDFLNKTLKNKHVIFGLTKDAAKDTMKISIYEA, from the coding sequence ATGAAATTGGATAATAACGATATCCCCACCACGGGAAAACTTGAACTAATAGCTGTAAAGTCATTCAAAGCCTGTGATGATATGTATAAAATAATTGATTTTTTAAACAAGACATTAAAAAACAAACATGTTATTTTTGGCCTCACGAAAGATGCTGCCAAGGATACCATGAAAATATCAATTTATGAGGCTTGA